A region of Asticcacaulis excentricus DNA encodes the following proteins:
- a CDS encoding cytochrome c1 — MSAIMTKGLKALGLAAITATLALSAPAFAAGGAKHPHAPKEGFSFEGPFGTFDQGQLQRGYKVFREVCSNCHSATLMSFRNLGQKGGPFYDPKYKNPNDNPIVKQIASEFEVPDVDTDTGDAITRPATPSDHFPAKFANTYAAAASNGGAIPPDLSVITKARHGGARYVYSLLTGYVGTPKGLTVNEGQHYNPYMAGDLHSAWKGDPKHVPPGGVLAMAPPLKDDLVTYDDGTKATTHQMAADVAAFLEWAGDPHATLRKKTGVGVLIYLLLFAGVTYAAYRKLWHGKH; from the coding sequence ATGTCCGCTATCATGACAAAAGGTCTTAAGGCTCTGGGACTGGCCGCCATCACCGCCACCCTAGCCCTGTCGGCACCGGCCTTTGCGGCCGGTGGGGCCAAGCATCCGCACGCGCCCAAGGAAGGCTTCAGCTTCGAAGGGCCGTTCGGCACCTTCGATCAGGGCCAGCTCCAGCGCGGCTATAAGGTGTTCCGCGAAGTCTGCTCCAACTGCCACTCGGCGACCCTGATGTCGTTCCGTAACCTCGGTCAGAAGGGCGGCCCCTTCTACGATCCGAAGTACAAGAACCCGAACGACAACCCGATCGTCAAGCAGATCGCCTCAGAGTTCGAAGTGCCGGATGTTGACACAGACACAGGTGACGCCATCACCCGTCCGGCGACACCGTCCGATCACTTCCCGGCCAAGTTCGCCAACACCTATGCCGCAGCGGCGTCTAATGGTGGGGCTATCCCGCCCGATCTGTCGGTGATCACCAAGGCGCGCCACGGCGGTGCCCGTTACGTCTATTCGCTGCTGACGGGATACGTTGGGACTCCGAAGGGGCTGACCGTAAATGAGGGGCAGCACTACAACCCCTATATGGCAGGTGATCTGCACAGCGCCTGGAAGGGGGATCCAAAGCATGTTCCTCCCGGTGGCGTGCTGGCCATGGCTCCGCCGCTGAAGGACGATCTGGTCACCTATGACGATGGCACCAAGGCCACGACGCATCAGATGGCTGCCGACGTCGCGGCCTTCTTGGAATGGGCCGGTGACCCGCACGCCACGCTTCGCAAGAAGACCGGTGTGGGCGTGCTGATCTATCTGCTGCTGTTCGCCGGTGTGACCTATGCGGCGTACCGCAAGCTCTGGCACGGCAAACACTAA